A portion of the Bacteroidetes Order II. bacterium genome contains these proteins:
- the leuB gene encoding 3-isopropylmalate dehydrogenase: MKPSTYNITLLSGDGIGPEVVAEAVKVLTRVSELFDFGILFESALIGGAAVDDLGSPYPDQTHESCKRADAVLLGAVGGPQYDGLPKELRPETGLLTMRKALDVFANLRPVAVDEVQAVRSPLRPEKVAGTNLLVVRELVGGIYFGTPSYRNDFEGVSTMRYTRPEIERIARIAFRYARDRRNKVTSVDKANVLAVSQLWREVVQDIRDAEFEDVQLEHMYVDNAAMQLILNPRQFDVILTGNLFGDILSDASAVLPGSLGMLPSASIGESSGLFEPIHGSAPDIVGKGIANPVATILSAAMMLDFLGENAAATAIRLAVSKTQLDGFLTADLATGPILPLTTSAFGDEVVKRLQFG, encoded by the coding sequence GTGAAACCCTCCACCTATAATATTACGCTTTTATCTGGAGACGGGATTGGCCCTGAAGTGGTGGCCGAAGCCGTAAAAGTATTGACCCGTGTTTCGGAGTTGTTTGATTTTGGGATTTTGTTCGAGTCGGCACTCATCGGTGGGGCGGCGGTAGATGATCTTGGTAGCCCCTATCCAGACCAGACGCATGAGTCTTGCAAACGCGCCGATGCCGTCTTGTTAGGCGCAGTGGGTGGCCCCCAATATGACGGTTTGCCAAAGGAACTTCGCCCCGAAACGGGCCTATTGACCATGCGAAAGGCCCTAGACGTATTTGCAAACCTTCGTCCTGTCGCTGTGGATGAGGTTCAGGCGGTGCGTTCCCCTTTGCGCCCGGAGAAAGTGGCGGGAACCAATTTGTTGGTAGTTCGGGAATTGGTGGGAGGGATCTATTTTGGTACGCCTTCTTACCGAAACGATTTTGAAGGGGTGAGTACGATGCGTTATACCCGTCCAGAGATCGAACGCATTGCCCGTATCGCCTTCCGGTATGCCCGTGACCGCAGAAATAAGGTGACATCGGTGGATAAAGCAAATGTTTTGGCGGTTTCGCAACTTTGGCGAGAAGTGGTCCAGGACATACGTGATGCCGAGTTCGAGGATGTTCAGTTAGAGCACATGTACGTGGATAATGCAGCGATGCAATTGATCTTGAATCCACGTCAGTTTGATGTAATCCTCACCGGAAATCTTTTTGGAGATATTCTGAGCGATGCCTCTGCGGTATTGCCTGGTTCTCTTGGAATGTTACCCTCGGCCAGCATCGGTGAATCGAGTGGCTTGTTTGAACCAATTCATGGTTCCGCACCCGATATTGTCGGAAAAGGGATTGCAAACCCAGTTGCTACCATACTCAGCGCAGCCATGATGTTGGATTTTCTGGGCGAAAATGCCGCCGCAACCGCTATTCGTCTTGCAGTCTCAAAAACACAATTGGATGGTTTTTTGACAGCCGATTTGGCAACAGGTCCGATTTTACCACTTACTACGTCTGCTTTTGGAGATGAAGTGGTGAAACGACTTCAGTTCGGTTGA